agttctttttaaacctagcaaggaaaggaaaaaacacaggTCATTTTCTTACCTTGCTTGGGTGCAGTTCCTGCCCTGAACAATTACACTGAAATGAAATATCCTAAAGGATCCCTGAGATAACTCCAGACCTGGCCTGCCGCTCTATATCCCCCAACTCCTACCCATAGAGTTTCCCTGCTTCCTGAGGCATGGAAGGTTCACTGGTTGAAAGGCATCATCTCACCTTCGTGACCCTTTATTCTCATTACCATTTCACCAGGTTCCCTCCCCCAGTAGTCAAGGATCAAAGCCACGTCCAAGGTTTGTGCCACACGTTCATCCCGTTGGCATCGTTCCTGATCCAGAAAACACTAAGCAAAAGCCATGTGCAgagaccccagccccagcccctgctagCCGGGAATAGGTGACCCCACAAGGTGTTCCTTCAGTCACAAGCAGCCCCGGCCCCATCTCCCTCCGGGTGTCCAGCAGCCCAGTCACGATTCCCGTCGAGGTGAGGGGGCCGGATGGAGGTAGCTGTCCGACATGATGATGTCGCTGGTGAGTTGCTGCTCCAAGAACTCAGAGGTCTCTTCAGCTATCTGGCCTGGAATTCTAAAGTCTACAGCAGGAGTCTCCTgcttggggctggggaggggtcgGGCAGCCCAGGACTCCGTGGGACAGCCGGTACCCTGGAGGAACTGCAGAAAGTTCTCCTCGATGGAGCCCTCCCGGCTGGGCAGCCTCAGCTCCTCCTCTGGAGCTGGCTTGAAGAAGCAGACAAACTGCTTGCTGAGCTCCCCCCTGATCTGTCGATTGAGACACCCATAAAAGAAAGGGTTGGAGGTGAAGCAGAAGTAGCCGATCCAGGTCACCACGTTCTCCACCTGCCCAGTGGAAATGGGCTGAGCACTGAGGGCAACGTAGAGGTGGAAAGAGAAGTAGGGCAGCCAACAGAGCAGGAACTGTCCCCCCACAGCCAGCAGGACCACTGCGGCCTTCCCTCCCCCGAACGTCCGGTGCGGGGTGGTCTGGGGAGCCCCGGAGCTGGTGACCATGGTGGAGCGGCTGCTGAGGGACTCCGAGCGTTGGCGGGGCGTCTCCATCCAGGTGGGCAGCGGGCCGCGCTGCAGGGCGGCCACCCGGGCCACCCGGAACATGCTGCAGTAGACCACGAGGATGAGGAGCAGAGGCAACAAGAAGTAAAGGACGGCGAAGACCACCACGAACAGCTGGCAGTAGGCGCCGCGGCTCCAGTGCAGCGAGCAgcccggggggaggccgggggcccCCTCCTCCCGGGAGGCCCGGCCCAACACGGGCACGGAGGCCATGGCCAAGGCCTTCACCCACACCCCTACCAACACGGAGGCCACCAGCCCCAGCGTCATGCGCACTTCGTAGCGCATGGGGTGGACCACGTAATAGTAGCGCTCCACGTTGATGGCCGACACCGAGAGGATGGCCAGGCTAACGAAGCATATGCTCAGGAACAAGTAGAGGCGGCAGGCGACCTCCCCAAAGAGGTCGTGGTCGAAGAGGGCAGAGCTGGAGAGCATGGCCAGGGGCATGAGGGTCAGCGCGGCCAGCAGGTCCACCAGGCAGAGGTGGAAGACGAAGACAAATTTTCGGAGGGCGGGGGTCTTGGCAATAACGGCCATCACAGCGGCGTTGCCGGCCACGGCGATCAAGTCCAGCAGGAGCATAAAGAACAGGGCCACGGACTCTGAGGCCACGTCCTGCAGCCCCACCTCCGGCACCCCGCTGGCAGTAGAGGGACCTGGGGTCTGAGGGACCCTCCCCAGAGTGGAAGAGTTCCCTGA
This DNA window, taken from Canis lupus familiaris isolate Mischka breed German Shepherd chromosome 6, alternate assembly UU_Cfam_GSD_1.0, whole genome shotgun sequence, encodes the following:
- the GPR61 gene encoding G-protein coupled receptor 61: MESSPIPQSSGNSSTLGRVPQTPGPSTASGVPEVGLQDVASESVALFFMLLLDLIAVAGNAAVMAVIAKTPALRKFVFVFHLCLVDLLAALTLMPLAMLSSSALFDHDLFGEVACRLYLFLSICFVSLAILSVSAINVERYYYVVHPMRYEVRMTLGLVASVLVGVWVKALAMASVPVLGRASREEGAPGLPPGCSLHWSRGAYCQLFVVVFAVLYFLLPLLLILVVYCSMFRVARVAALQRGPLPTWMETPRQRSESLSSRSTMVTSSGAPQTTPHRTFGGGKAAVVLLAVGGQFLLCWLPYFSFHLYVALSAQPISTGQVENVVTWIGYFCFTSNPFFYGCLNRQIRGELSKQFVCFFKPAPEEELRLPSREGSIEENFLQFLQGTGCPTESWAARPLPSPKQETPAVDFRIPGQIAEETSEFLEQQLTSDIIMSDSYLHPAPSPRRES